A genomic stretch from Vibrio neptunius includes:
- the fliG gene encoding flagellar motor switch protein FliG: MPNEVVPQGEGGGEVVENTVDIETIPGEERAAILLLSLNEEDAAGIIRHLEPKQVQRVGSAMARAADLSQEKVGAVHRAFLEDIQKYTNIGMGSEDFMRNALVAALGEDKANNLVDQILLGTGSKGLDSLKWMDPRQVASIIINEHPQIQTIVLSYLEPDQSAEILSQFAERDRLDLMMRIANLEEVQPSALAELNEIMEKQFAGQAGAQAAKIGGLKAAAEIMNYMDNNVEGILMEQIRDQDEDMATQIQDLMFVFENLIEVDDQGIQKLLRDVPQDALQRALKGADEPLREKIFKNMSKRAAEMMRDDLEAMPPIKVSDVEAAQKEVLAVARRMADSGEIMLGGGADEFL; this comes from the coding sequence ATGCCTAACGAAGTCGTACCACAGGGAGAAGGCGGTGGCGAAGTTGTAGAGAACACCGTGGATATAGAAACTATACCGGGCGAAGAACGTGCAGCGATACTCCTGTTGAGTTTAAATGAGGAAGACGCAGCAGGTATCATTCGTCACCTAGAACCTAAACAAGTACAACGTGTTGGTAGCGCGATGGCTCGTGCTGCTGACTTAAGCCAAGAAAAAGTCGGAGCGGTACACCGAGCTTTCCTGGAAGATATTCAGAAATACACCAACATAGGTATGGGCAGTGAAGATTTCATGCGAAATGCATTGGTTGCCGCCCTTGGTGAAGACAAAGCCAACAATCTTGTAGATCAAATATTGCTGGGCACTGGCTCGAAGGGTTTGGATTCACTTAAGTGGATGGATCCTCGTCAGGTTGCCAGTATCATTATTAACGAACACCCTCAGATTCAAACTATTGTGTTGTCCTACCTCGAACCGGATCAATCTGCAGAAATCTTATCTCAGTTTGCCGAACGTGACCGTCTCGATTTGATGATGCGAATCGCGAACTTAGAAGAAGTACAACCCTCAGCGCTTGCCGAGTTGAATGAAATCATGGAGAAACAGTTCGCAGGTCAAGCCGGTGCGCAAGCTGCCAAAATTGGCGGCCTGAAGGCTGCAGCAGAAATCATGAACTACATGGACAACAATGTTGAAGGTATCCTGATGGAGCAGATTCGCGATCAGGACGAAGACATGGCAACGCAGATTCAGGATCTTATGTTTGTCTTCGAGAACCTTATCGAAGTCGACGACCAAGGTATTCAGAAGCTGTTGCGTGACGTTCCACAAGACGCGTTGCAACGTGCACTTAAAGGCGCAGATGAGCCTCTGCGTGAGAAGATCTTCAAGAACATGTCTAAACGTGCTGCTGAGATGATGCGTGATGATCTTGAAGCGATGCCGCCGATTAAAGTCTCTGATGTGGAAGCCGCACAGAAAGAAGTATTGGCTGTGGCTCGCCGTATGGCTGACTCCGGTGAGATAATGCTAGGTGGCGGTGCAGACGAATTCTTGTAA
- the fliF gene encoding flagellar M-ring protein FliF, protein MAEQNQSTDIAVSDGGPDTAMMATSEMDTDVQNPDLDEQSSSKFDMAVGDLDLLRQVVLVLSISICVALIVMLFFWVREPEMRPLGAYDTEELIPVLDYLDQQKIDYKLEGNTISVLASEYNSLKLNMVRAGLNNEKQAGDEILMQDMGFGVSQRLEQERLKLSRERQLAKAIEEMKQVRKARVLLALPKQSVFVRHNQEASASVFLTLRTGTSLKQEEVDSVVDMVASAVPGMKPTRITVTDQHGRLLSSGSQDPASAARRKEHELERKQEQALRDKIDSVLIPILGFGNYTAQVDIQLDFSAIEQTRKSFDPNTPSTRSEYTLEDYNNGNVVAGVPGALSNQPPADASIPQDVAQMKDGSLMGQGSVHKEATRNFELDTTISHERRQTGIVNRQTVAVAIKNRASVNPDSGETTYQPLSDAELQSIRQVLIGAVGFDENRGDLLNVLSMQFAEPEIEVIADVPIWEHPNFNDWVRWFASALVIIVVVLVLVRPALKKLLNPASEDDDQLYGPDGLPIGADGETSLIGGDMDGGELFEFGSSIDLPNLHKDEDVLKAVRALVANEPELAAQVVKNWMEDA, encoded by the coding sequence GTGGCTGAACAAAATCAATCAACGGATATTGCGGTGTCGGACGGTGGTCCTGATACCGCGATGATGGCGACATCAGAAATGGATACTGATGTTCAAAATCCAGACTTGGATGAACAAAGCTCATCCAAATTTGATATGGCAGTGGGGGATCTTGATCTCCTTCGTCAAGTGGTGTTGGTGCTTTCCATCTCCATCTGTGTCGCCCTAATAGTGATGCTGTTTTTCTGGGTAAGAGAGCCAGAAATGCGTCCACTCGGAGCTTACGATACAGAAGAGTTAATTCCTGTCCTAGATTACCTTGATCAACAGAAAATTGATTACAAACTGGAAGGGAACACCATCTCTGTTCTGGCCAGTGAATACAACTCGCTCAAGTTGAACATGGTTCGTGCTGGTTTAAACAATGAGAAGCAAGCCGGCGATGAAATTCTGATGCAAGATATGGGATTCGGTGTTTCTCAGCGTTTAGAGCAGGAACGCTTAAAACTCAGCCGTGAACGTCAGTTAGCCAAAGCGATTGAAGAAATGAAACAAGTGCGCAAAGCACGCGTGCTGCTGGCCTTACCGAAACAAAGCGTTTTTGTTCGTCATAATCAAGAAGCATCGGCCTCCGTTTTCCTTACACTTCGTACTGGCACGTCACTTAAGCAAGAAGAAGTTGACTCTGTCGTGGATATGGTGGCAAGTGCAGTCCCAGGCATGAAACCGACTCGTATTACTGTGACAGACCAACATGGTCGTTTACTCAGTTCGGGTTCGCAAGATCCAGCTTCAGCAGCGCGGCGTAAAGAGCACGAATTAGAGCGTAAGCAGGAACAAGCACTACGTGACAAGATTGACTCTGTACTTATTCCTATCCTTGGATTTGGCAACTATACCGCACAAGTCGATATCCAGTTGGACTTCAGCGCCATAGAGCAAACGCGTAAAAGTTTTGATCCCAATACACCATCAACCAGAAGTGAATACACGCTGGAAGACTATAATAATGGTAATGTAGTGGCAGGTGTTCCCGGTGCGTTGAGTAACCAGCCTCCGGCAGACGCTTCTATTCCTCAAGATGTCGCGCAAATGAAAGACGGCTCATTGATGGGACAGGGTTCTGTACATAAGGAAGCAACACGTAACTTTGAGTTGGATACGACCATCAGCCATGAGCGTCGTCAGACAGGTATCGTCAATCGTCAAACGGTCGCCGTTGCGATTAAAAACCGCGCTTCGGTTAACCCTGATAGCGGTGAAACGACGTACCAGCCTCTATCGGATGCAGAACTGCAGTCTATCCGTCAGGTGTTGATTGGTGCTGTTGGCTTTGATGAAAACCGGGGTGACTTGCTCAATGTACTGAGTATGCAGTTCGCGGAACCAGAAATTGAAGTAATTGCAGATGTACCTATCTGGGAGCACCCTAACTTCAACGATTGGGTCCGTTGGTTTGCCAGTGCGTTGGTGATCATAGTGGTTGTGCTTGTTCTGGTTCGCCCAGCATTGAAGAAACTGCTCAACCCTGCGTCGGAAGATGATGATCAGCTATATGGACCAGATGGGTTACCGATTGGGGCTGATGGTGAAACCAGTCTGATTGGTGGAGATATGGATGGTGGTGAGTTGTTTGAATTTGGCTCCAGTATTGACTTACCTAACCTCCATAAAGATGAAGATGTGCTGAAAGCAGTTAGAGCGCTAGTTGCTAACGAGCCTGAACTGGCGGCACAAGTAGTGAAGAACTGGATGGAAGATGCCTAA
- the fliE gene encoding flagellar hook-basal body complex protein FliE, producing MKVDGFQGEMQAMMFEAANTKPAATGHTVGADFGDLLNNAINNVNGLSKTSSNLQMRFDRGDEDVSLSDVMIARNKSSVAFEATIQVRNKLVEAYKELMNMPV from the coding sequence ATGAAAGTTGATGGTTTTCAAGGCGAAATGCAAGCAATGATGTTCGAAGCAGCGAACACTAAACCTGCCGCGACTGGTCATACGGTCGGTGCGGATTTTGGCGATCTGCTTAACAATGCCATCAACAATGTGAATGGACTGTCAAAGACATCAAGTAACTTGCAAATGAGATTTGATCGTGGCGATGAGGATGTGTCTTTATCTGACGTAATGATCGCGCGAAATAAATCCAGCGTTGCGTTTGAGGCAACGATTCAAGTACGTAACAAGCTAGTTGAAGCGTACAAAGAATTGATGAACATGCCCGTTTAA
- a CDS encoding sigma-54 dependent transcriptional regulator, translated as MAQSKVLIVEDDEGLREALVDTLALAGYEWLEADSAEDALIKLKAHAVDIVVSDVQMAGMGGLALLRNIKQHWPNLPVLLMTAYANIEDAVSAMKDGAIDYMAKPFAPEVLLNMVSRYAPVKSDDNGDAVVADAKSLKLLAMADKVAKTDANVMVLGPSGSGKEVMSRYIHNASNRKDGPFVAINCAAIPDNMLEATLFGYEKGAFTGAIQACPGKFEQAQGGTILLDEISEMDLNLQAKLLRVLQEREVERLGSRKSIKLDVRVLATSNRDLKMYVQEGNFREDLYYRLNVFPLAWPALCERKGDIEPLASHLIERHCKKLGLPVPVLSSSAMSKLLAYSWPGNVRELDNVVQRALILSENGNVSSDHILLEGLDWQDAGSLQHVVETGEITAPNIKPIAEPDNVFATGVGLGGELREQEYAIILETLSECNGRRKEMAEKLGISPRTLRYKLAKMRDAGIDIPN; from the coding sequence ATGGCACAAAGCAAAGTACTAATCGTAGAAGATGATGAAGGTCTACGCGAAGCCTTGGTCGATACCCTAGCACTGGCTGGATATGAGTGGTTAGAAGCCGATAGTGCTGAAGATGCTTTGATTAAACTCAAAGCTCACGCCGTTGATATTGTTGTGTCCGATGTACAAATGGCTGGTATGGGCGGCTTGGCACTGTTACGTAACATTAAACAACACTGGCCAAACTTACCTGTATTGCTCATGACGGCATACGCCAATATTGAAGATGCTGTTTCAGCCATGAAAGATGGCGCCATTGACTATATGGCCAAACCATTTGCACCTGAAGTTTTACTGAATATGGTCAGCCGCTATGCGCCGGTCAAATCGGATGATAATGGTGATGCGGTTGTGGCGGATGCGAAAAGCCTGAAGCTACTTGCAATGGCTGACAAAGTCGCCAAAACAGATGCCAACGTTATGGTGTTAGGACCGAGTGGTTCAGGTAAAGAAGTGATGTCACGCTATATCCATAACGCCTCGAATCGTAAAGATGGGCCATTCGTCGCGATCAACTGTGCTGCGATTCCTGACAATATGCTTGAAGCAACGCTGTTTGGCTATGAAAAAGGCGCTTTTACTGGTGCTATTCAAGCGTGTCCAGGTAAATTTGAACAAGCACAGGGCGGTACCATTCTGCTAGACGAAATCAGTGAAATGGATTTGAACCTTCAAGCCAAATTACTCCGTGTGTTGCAGGAGCGTGAGGTCGAGCGTTTAGGCAGCCGTAAGAGCATTAAGCTTGACGTCCGAGTGTTGGCCACCAGTAACCGTGATCTCAAAATGTATGTTCAGGAAGGCAATTTCCGAGAGGATTTATACTATCGTTTGAATGTATTCCCATTAGCTTGGCCGGCATTGTGTGAGCGTAAAGGTGACATTGAGCCACTAGCGAGCCACCTAATAGAGCGTCATTGTAAGAAGCTAGGGCTACCTGTTCCTGTGCTTTCATCAAGCGCTATGAGTAAATTATTGGCGTATTCTTGGCCTGGAAATGTACGTGAATTGGATAACGTTGTGCAACGAGCATTAATTCTCAGTGAGAATGGTAATGTTTCGAGCGATCATATTTTACTTGAAGGCCTAGACTGGCAGGATGCTGGCAGTTTACAGCATGTAGTGGAAACGGGTGAAATTACGGCCCCCAATATTAAACCGATCGCTGAGCCTGATAACGTATTCGCTACTGGCGTTGGTCTTGGTGGTGAACTGAGAGAGCAGGAATACGCTATCATTCTGGAGACATTATCGGAATGCAATGGCCGTCGAAAGGAAATGGCTGAGAAATTAGGTATCAGCCCACGCACCTTGCGCTACAAGTTAGCAAAAATGCGTGATGCAGGGATTGATATTCCAAACTAA
- a CDS encoding PAS domain-containing protein, with protein sequence MQSAQAIMNQQPLGTLEEQVERYKQVLDVMPAGVILLDTQGVVHEANPEAQRLLEMPLVGQKWFEVIQQAFSPREDDGHEISLRNGRKVRLAISASTTGQLILITDLTETRLLQSRISDLQRLSSLGRMVASLAHQVRTPLSSAMLYASNLGAPNLPPATKDRFQNKLMDRLHDLEKQVNDMLLFAKGGDNKVVKPFTISELVSEFSPMVETALKNNQIDYHLEVEQEDTQLLGNANAVASALSNLVMNAIQIAGKESQVDVFFRPVNHELKISVQDSGPGVPKELHNQIMEPFFTTRSQGTGLGLAVVQMVCRAHDGRLELISEEGDGACFTICIPLERAPHADHDIMTGEG encoded by the coding sequence ATGCAATCAGCTCAGGCGATCATGAATCAGCAACCACTTGGAACACTCGAAGAACAAGTTGAACGATACAAACAGGTGTTGGACGTCATGCCTGCAGGCGTGATCTTGCTCGATACTCAAGGCGTTGTTCATGAAGCGAACCCTGAAGCTCAGCGGTTGCTAGAGATGCCGCTTGTAGGCCAAAAATGGTTTGAAGTGATTCAACAAGCATTTTCTCCCCGTGAAGATGATGGTCATGAAATCTCTCTTCGTAATGGCCGTAAAGTGCGTTTGGCGATTTCAGCGTCTACGACAGGCCAGCTGATTTTGATTACCGATCTGACTGAGACACGCCTGTTACAGTCTCGCATCAGCGATTTGCAGCGTTTGTCTTCGTTAGGGCGTATGGTTGCTTCTTTAGCGCATCAGGTTAGGACTCCTCTTTCCAGTGCGATGTTGTACGCATCAAATCTGGGCGCTCCGAACTTACCACCTGCGACGAAAGATCGTTTCCAAAACAAGCTGATGGATCGCTTGCATGATCTGGAAAAACAGGTCAACGACATGTTGCTGTTTGCCAAGGGAGGGGACAACAAAGTGGTGAAGCCTTTCACCATTTCAGAATTGGTGTCTGAATTTTCTCCTATGGTGGAAACCGCTCTTAAGAACAACCAGATTGATTATCACCTTGAAGTCGAACAAGAAGACACTCAGCTATTGGGCAATGCGAATGCGGTTGCTTCGGCGCTAAGTAATTTGGTGATGAATGCCATTCAAATCGCAGGAAAGGAATCTCAAGTTGATGTTTTTTTCCGACCGGTTAACCACGAATTGAAAATTTCGGTACAAGACAGCGGCCCAGGTGTACCTAAAGAGTTACATAACCAAATAATGGAACCTTTCTTCACCACTCGATCCCAAGGTACGGGACTTGGCCTAGCCGTTGTTCAAATGGTATGCCGTGCTCACGACGGAAGGTTAGAACTGATTTCAGAAGAAGGTGATGGCGCATGTTTTACCATCTGTATTCCTTTGGAGCGTGCTCCGCATGCTGACCACGATATAATGACAGGAGAAGGATAA
- a CDS encoding sigma-54 dependent transcriptional regulator produces the protein MQGLAKLLVIEDDAQARINLSNILEFVGEQCEAISSAQLNDVNWSDVWAGCIVGSLQSQNFSTQMSTRLSQANHIPLLIVGTHSYPVDEMTNYVGELEYPLNYPQLSEALRHCKDFLGRKGVNVVSSSRKNTLFRSLVGQSIGIKEVRHLIEQVSATEANVLILGESGTGKEVVARNIHYHSTRRTGPFVPINCGAIPPDLLESELFGHEKGAFTGAITSRKGRFELAEGGTLFLDEIGDMPMPMQVKLLRVLQERCFERVGGNTTIRVNVRVIAATHRNLETMIDDESFREDLYYRLNVFPIEMPALRDRIEDIPLLLQELMTRMEAEGAQPICFTPRAINSLMEHNWSGNVRELANLVERMIILYPNSLVDVNHLPTKYRYSDIPEFQPEHNAFASVEEQERDVLQDIFSEDFSLDATEALHENSNAPQELPPEGVNLKEMLAELEVNMINQALEAQGGVVARAADMLGMRRTTLVEKMRKYNVQR, from the coding sequence ATGCAAGGTTTAGCAAAGCTGCTCGTAATTGAAGATGATGCCCAAGCACGCATCAATCTGAGTAATATATTAGAATTTGTCGGAGAACAATGTGAGGCGATCAGTTCCGCACAGCTGAACGACGTTAACTGGTCGGATGTTTGGGCTGGATGCATTGTTGGTTCTCTTCAGAGCCAGAACTTCTCAACGCAGATGAGTACTCGACTCTCCCAAGCTAACCATATCCCTTTACTTATCGTGGGAACACATTCTTATCCAGTTGACGAAATGACCAATTATGTTGGTGAACTGGAATACCCTTTAAATTATCCTCAGTTAAGTGAAGCGCTTCGTCATTGCAAAGATTTCCTTGGTCGTAAAGGTGTCAATGTAGTTTCGTCCTCAAGAAAAAATACTCTATTCCGAAGTTTGGTTGGGCAGAGTATTGGTATTAAAGAAGTTCGCCACCTGATAGAGCAAGTCTCCGCTACTGAGGCCAATGTGCTCATCCTTGGTGAATCAGGAACAGGTAAAGAGGTTGTTGCACGCAACATTCATTACCATTCGACACGTCGAACTGGGCCATTTGTGCCAATCAATTGTGGTGCTATTCCTCCTGATCTGCTCGAAAGTGAACTGTTTGGCCATGAAAAAGGGGCCTTTACTGGAGCGATTACCTCTCGTAAAGGGCGTTTTGAGTTGGCAGAAGGCGGTACCTTGTTCCTTGATGAAATCGGTGATATGCCGATGCCAATGCAGGTCAAATTGCTACGAGTATTACAAGAACGTTGTTTTGAGCGTGTTGGTGGTAACACTACTATTCGCGTCAATGTTCGTGTTATTGCGGCAACTCACCGTAATTTGGAAACCATGATTGATGATGAGTCTTTCCGTGAAGACTTATATTACCGACTCAATGTGTTCCCAATCGAAATGCCAGCACTACGTGACCGTATAGAGGATATCCCGTTGCTGTTGCAAGAGTTGATGACGCGAATGGAAGCTGAGGGCGCTCAGCCAATATGCTTTACGCCGAGAGCAATCAACTCACTAATGGAGCACAATTGGTCGGGTAATGTTCGCGAACTGGCGAATCTTGTCGAGCGAATGATCATTCTTTATCCAAATAGTTTGGTCGACGTCAATCACCTACCAACCAAGTATCGATATAGTGATATCCCTGAGTTTCAGCCAGAGCATAATGCGTTTGCTTCTGTTGAAGAACAGGAACGTGACGTATTGCAGGATATTTTTTCTGAAGATTTCAGCCTTGATGCGACTGAAGCCCTACATGAAAACTCCAATGCCCCTCAAGAGTTACCGCCTGAAGGTGTTAACCTTAAGGAGATGTTAGCCGAGTTGGAAGTTAACATGATAAACCAAGCGCTAGAGGCTCAGGGAGGCGTAGTTGCCCGTGCTGCTGATATGCTTGGAATGCGTAGGACAACGCTGGTTGAGAAGATGAGAAAATACAATGTGCAGCGTTAA
- the fliS gene encoding flagellar export chaperone FliS, giving the protein MRGSLQAYKKVSVDSQLSAASPHKIVQMLMAGAIERLIQGKAAMEQGNIPIKGERLGKALDIIISLRSCLSMDDGGDIAQNLDQLYEFMITQITEANHKNDPQPIDDVIDIIREIKSAWEQIPPEYHNLTATDVGI; this is encoded by the coding sequence ATGCGTGGTTCATTACAGGCTTACAAGAAGGTATCGGTAGATAGCCAGCTCAGTGCTGCCTCCCCGCATAAAATTGTTCAAATGCTGATGGCGGGCGCTATCGAGCGCTTGATTCAGGGCAAAGCGGCAATGGAGCAGGGCAATATTCCGATCAAGGGTGAGAGACTGGGTAAAGCCCTAGATATCATCATTAGCTTACGCAGTTGTTTATCGATGGACGATGGTGGTGATATTGCCCAGAATCTGGATCAGTTATACGAGTTTATGATTACCCAAATCACTGAGGCAAATCATAAGAATGATCCTCAACCTATTGATGACGTGATTGATATCATTCGCGAGATTAAATCAGCATGGGAACAAATTCCACCGGAATACCATAATCTGACTGCGACTGATGTAGGAATCTAA
- a CDS encoding flagellar protein FliT encodes MAQISFLCDLDRDIANNLSAGDINAEEIVQLVDKREQLLLTLISTINEQQELAQLPEWQSAIERTQLTVELMQKKTAELGSSLKKYRYGNKSVQQYKKFL; translated from the coding sequence TTGGCACAGATCTCATTTCTTTGTGATCTTGATCGCGATATTGCCAATAATCTTTCAGCTGGTGACATTAATGCTGAAGAAATCGTTCAGTTGGTCGATAAAAGGGAACAGTTATTGCTAACCTTGATAAGTACTATTAATGAACAACAAGAGTTAGCTCAGTTACCAGAATGGCAGAGTGCCATCGAGCGTACTCAGTTGACTGTTGAGTTGATGCAGAAGAAAACCGCAGAACTTGGCAGTAGTTTGAAAAAGTACCGCTATGGCAACAAATCAGTGCAGCAGTACAAGAAATTTTTATAA
- the fliD gene encoding flagellar filament capping protein FliD, with amino-acid sequence MSFGPVGMNSGMDINAMVSKIVDSERVPKQQRIDNERGKIDSSISAYGRLRESLDTMKNLMASFRQEKAFAARKVESTDDTVVSATATTEAIAGRYAIDVLQLAQSHKIASDVVPEDAKFGPGKLQVSLGEETFTVDVQENSKLSDIVRGINGSKTNPGVRASVINDVEGPRLIVASSNSGEKNALKLSVESAPDNLLKRLEYKTLEQRVKDLEQARATAQDLLKPLTDEEQAVADRIAEQNIEAAKVVDQEIADTSKQAAVAADPNAAKDASVGNELSDAAAAAAAAAGAEANKYLKPEERIPGWTATASGTLLDSYWEPEPQLDAKALEKAPDVPGWSVTASGTLTDSYVTPKEAQAALDAKQAELEEQLAQERASLQARVLAGELSPEQAKELERAKLPQEEREYLERIDQAQADLKSAQESFDAYRGMSQVQAAQDSKVLLDGVAQLSSDNNIIEDAIEGVDLTLKGRSEQGKTPSEIDIEYDRQGVRDDIEQFVSAYNQFYQVSQELSGVDPRTGAAGPLAGDSVVRSADSRLKSVFSSRVEPAPEDLKTLTEFGITTTRQGTLEINYDMLDRQLNNNFSKLEDFFGGNQGFAKKVEDAIQGITGVTGSIRTRERSMVEQNYRLDDDQASLDRRMDSLEKRTHAKFTAMQDATSNMQSQLAGMMNALGG; translated from the coding sequence ATGAGCTTTGGCCCGGTAGGGATGAATTCTGGCATGGATATCAATGCCATGGTCAGCAAAATTGTTGATTCGGAGCGCGTACCTAAACAGCAACGAATCGATAATGAGCGTGGCAAAATTGATTCCAGTATCAGTGCCTACGGACGGCTCAGAGAGTCGTTGGATACGATGAAAAACTTGATGGCGAGCTTTCGTCAAGAGAAAGCGTTTGCTGCAAGAAAGGTAGAGTCTACGGATGATACCGTTGTATCCGCGACGGCAACCACTGAAGCTATCGCTGGTAGATATGCTATCGATGTGTTGCAGCTTGCCCAGAGTCATAAAATTGCGTCTGATGTTGTACCAGAAGATGCGAAATTTGGCCCGGGTAAGCTGCAAGTTTCTCTCGGTGAAGAAACGTTCACCGTTGATGTACAGGAAAATTCTAAGCTGAGTGATATTGTTCGCGGTATCAATGGCAGCAAAACCAATCCAGGCGTTCGAGCATCGGTCATCAATGATGTCGAAGGCCCACGTCTTATCGTAGCCTCGAGTAATTCAGGTGAAAAAAACGCTCTGAAATTGAGTGTGGAATCAGCACCGGACAATCTTCTCAAAAGACTCGAATACAAAACGCTTGAACAGCGTGTTAAAGATCTTGAGCAAGCTCGTGCCACGGCACAAGATCTCCTCAAACCGCTCACTGATGAAGAACAAGCGGTTGCCGATCGTATCGCAGAGCAAAACATCGAGGCGGCAAAGGTTGTCGATCAGGAGATTGCCGATACGTCCAAACAAGCGGCAGTGGCTGCCGATCCCAATGCGGCAAAAGATGCAAGTGTCGGTAACGAGCTATCAGATGCAGCCGCTGCAGCCGCTGCTGCGGCCGGTGCCGAAGCTAATAAGTACTTAAAGCCAGAAGAGCGTATTCCTGGCTGGACCGCGACCGCGTCCGGTACATTGCTTGACTCGTATTGGGAGCCCGAGCCTCAACTAGATGCCAAAGCGCTGGAAAAAGCCCCTGATGTTCCTGGTTGGAGTGTCACGGCTTCAGGTACTCTGACGGACTCCTATGTCACACCAAAAGAAGCGCAGGCCGCATTAGATGCTAAACAAGCTGAGTTGGAAGAGCAACTCGCTCAGGAAAGAGCCTCGCTTCAAGCACGCGTTCTGGCAGGTGAATTGAGCCCAGAGCAAGCCAAAGAGCTTGAACGTGCCAAACTGCCGCAAGAAGAAAGAGAATATCTGGAACGAATTGATCAGGCCCAAGCTGACCTGAAATCGGCGCAGGAGTCATTTGACGCTTATCGTGGTATGAGCCAAGTACAAGCCGCGCAGGATTCGAAAGTACTGCTTGATGGTGTTGCTCAGCTTTCCAGTGATAACAATATCATTGAAGACGCTATCGAAGGCGTAGACTTAACGCTCAAAGGTCGTTCCGAACAAGGTAAAACGCCTTCGGAGATTGATATCGAATATGATCGTCAGGGCGTACGAGACGATATTGAGCAATTCGTTTCGGCATACAACCAGTTTTATCAGGTCTCTCAAGAGCTTTCAGGAGTCGACCCGCGAACTGGAGCCGCAGGACCTCTAGCGGGTGATAGTGTGGTTCGCAGTGCCGATTCAAGATTGAAATCGGTGTTTTCTTCAAGAGTTGAACCTGCCCCTGAAGATCTGAAAACACTGACTGAGTTCGGTATTACAACGACACGTCAGGGGACACTGGAAATCAATTACGACATGTTGGATCGCCAGCTCAATAACAACTTCAGTAAGTTAGAAGATTTCTTTGGCGGTAACCAAGGATTTGCGAAAAAAGTTGAAGATGCGATTCAGGGGATAACGGGCGTTACTGGCTCAATTCGCACTCGTGAGCGTAGCATGGTCGAACAAAACTATCGCCTTGATGATGATCAAGCATCTCTGGATCGCCGTATGGACAGTCTAGAGAAACGTACACACGCCAAATTTACGGCGATGCAAGACGCGACGAGTAATATGCAATCTCAGTTAGCAGGTATGATGAATGCACTCGGCGGATGA
- the flaG gene encoding flagellar protein FlaG, with protein MEIPSYTSNIQPYGSESGTKVASKYDGAQQVSSRKEQVSTAEVREQAAEAVNQAIEASQQREKLNREERQRMVQQMNDFIASINTGLSFRVDEESGRDVVTIYEADTGDIIRQIPDEEMLEILRRLRDQTARYSSGLLNQRV; from the coding sequence ATGGAAATACCATCCTACACATCGAACATCCAGCCTTACGGCTCAGAAAGTGGCACTAAAGTTGCTTCAAAATATGATGGTGCACAGCAAGTTTCCTCGCGGAAAGAACAGGTTTCTACAGCCGAAGTGAGAGAACAAGCTGCTGAAGCTGTTAATCAAGCGATAGAAGCGTCTCAACAACGTGAAAAGCTTAACAGGGAAGAGCGGCAACGTATGGTACAGCAAATGAACGATTTCATTGCGTCCATTAACACTGGCTTATCTTTTCGAGTCGACGAAGAATCGGGAAGAGATGTAGTTACCATTTATGAAGCGGATACTGGCGACATAATTCGTCAGATACCCGATGAGGAAATGTTAGAAATACTGCGACGCCTGAGGGATCAAACAGCTCGGTATTCATCGGGGCTTTTGAACCAGAGGGTATGA